The proteins below come from a single Halomonas binhaiensis genomic window:
- the fnr gene encoding fumarate/nitrate reduction transcriptional regulator Fnr, translated as MSSSAQDRRRSLLQETRCDSCRLSSLCLPLSLDTNDLERFDSIIRRHPPIKKGTRLIEQGDPFTSIYAVRSGSLKQTITEGSGEAQLTNFFLPSEIIGLDGISDGLYTGSVVALEMTTVCEIPFDRLDTLSQTLPELRSQLLRTISKELHQDRRMMQLLSRKTADQRLACFFLGLSDRFRRRGYSPFSFRLSMSRADIGNHLGLAVETISRILGRFQQQDLVAVSGREVHILNINDLTRLADTETN; from the coding sequence ATGTCTTCCTCGGCCCAAGACCGACGGCGTTCCCTGCTACAAGAAACTCGCTGTGATTCCTGCCGACTGAGCTCGCTCTGCCTGCCGTTGTCACTCGACACGAACGACCTGGAACGCTTCGACTCCATTATTCGTCGTCATCCACCGATCAAGAAAGGCACTCGCTTGATTGAACAGGGAGACCCTTTCACCAGCATATATGCCGTACGCTCAGGAAGCTTGAAGCAAACCATCACTGAAGGTAGTGGTGAAGCCCAACTGACCAATTTTTTTCTACCCAGCGAAATCATTGGGCTCGATGGCATCAGCGATGGCTTGTATACCGGCAGTGTCGTGGCCCTGGAAATGACTACGGTATGCGAGATTCCATTCGATCGTCTCGATACCTTATCCCAGACGCTGCCCGAGCTACGCTCCCAGTTGCTGAGAACCATCAGCAAGGAGTTGCACCAGGACCGGCGCATGATGCAGCTGCTCTCGCGCAAGACTGCCGACCAAAGACTGGCCTGCTTCTTCCTCGGACTATCCGATCGCTTCAGGCGACGCGGGTATTCGCCTTTCAGCTTCCGCCTATCCATGTCCCGCGCAGATATCGGTAATCACCTGGGCCTTGCGGTAGAAACCATTAGTCGCATCCTTGGACGCTTCCAACAGCAGGACCTGGTCGCAGTATCCGGCCGTGAAGTACATATCCTCAACATCAATGACCTGACGAGACTCGCTGACACTGAAACAAACTAA
- a CDS encoding sulfite exporter TauE/SafE family protein, whose translation MNPTGLELPAFAAAFVFGLLGSAHCIGMCGGIMSVLTFNIPPSMRQPVRLTGLVLGYNLGRIISYAIAGASAATLGSVVTLAPGMHTAMQLLSALMLMLMALYIANFWKGLRHVERLGRHLWRHIEPAGRKLLPVVHIPQAVVLGAIWGWLPCGLVYSMLTWSLASADAIEGAILLTAFGLGTLPALLFSGLAARQLQHLLALNSTRWIAAALIVSFAIWQISRATMHL comes from the coding sequence ATGAACCCGACTGGACTGGAACTGCCGGCCTTTGCCGCGGCCTTTGTCTTTGGCCTGCTGGGCAGCGCCCACTGCATTGGCATGTGTGGTGGAATCATGAGTGTACTGACCTTCAACATCCCACCCAGCATGCGCCAGCCAGTCCGGCTCACAGGCCTGGTACTGGGTTACAACCTGGGACGTATCATCAGCTATGCGATTGCCGGAGCGTCAGCCGCAACACTGGGCTCCGTAGTGACACTCGCACCGGGCATGCACACTGCAATGCAGCTGCTTTCAGCTCTGATGCTGATGCTGATGGCACTTTACATTGCCAACTTCTGGAAGGGATTACGCCATGTCGAAAGGCTTGGGCGACACCTCTGGCGGCATATTGAACCTGCTGGACGCAAGTTACTGCCAGTAGTGCACATTCCCCAGGCCGTGGTGCTGGGGGCCATATGGGGCTGGCTACCTTGTGGCCTGGTCTACTCCATGTTGACATGGAGCCTGGCCAGTGCCGACGCCATTGAGGGAGCGATACTATTGACAGCTTTCGGCCTGGGTACCCTGCCAGCATTGCTGTTCAGCGGCCTTGCTGCACGTCAATTACAACACCTGCTCGCGCTGAACAGTACTCGCTGGATCGCCGCAGCCTTGATTGTCTCCTTTGCCATTTGGCAAATATCAAGAGCTACAATGCATCTATAA
- the ccoS gene encoding cbb3-type cytochrome oxidase assembly protein CcoS, whose product MSILFLLISLSLILLGLAVWAFFWAVRNDQFEDLEGPAYRILFDDDDPPPGSKQSGQSNRHEKDTL is encoded by the coding sequence ATGAGCATTCTGTTTCTCTTGATATCCCTGTCACTGATCCTGTTGGGCCTGGCGGTCTGGGCTTTCTTCTGGGCGGTCAGGAATGACCAGTTCGAGGATCTGGAGGGACCAGCCTATCGTATTCTGTTCGACGATGATGATCCTCCCCCCGGTTCAAAACAGAGCGGCCAGAGCAACCGCCACGAGAAAGATACCCTATGA
- a CDS encoding heavy metal translocating P-type ATPase, producing MSSTSCYHCGSAVPKTGSWSIELDGQQHLLCCPGCEAVAQAIVSAGLDSYYRFRSALPERPPASAVDQKRWQVFDDPGLQSRFVKQQEDCHVVTLAVDGITCAACAWLIEHRLNALDGVTESAVNLAQHRVRICWRPEHLSLSRLLAEMAAIGYPAQPYEPDRARIRLHQESRKMVRRLIVAAVGMMQVLMFSVPHYVSGWDTTSGDLSADLERLFAWLALVLTTPVVMFSAQPFFFGALRDLRSRTLGMDVPVSLAIAGAYLASVWAVFSQSGEMYFDSVSMFTFFLLAGRYIEARARTHYGKTGNAMSSLIPAAAVQIDADGNERMVPSSELESGDRIRVRPGEQIPADGIIRDGLASLDESMLSGEALPSTRTLGDTVNAGCMVLDSPVEIEVTQVGQDTRAASILDLTDRAFSQRPRIARLAERIAHRFVTRLLLLCICVALAWWWIDPSRSLWVTLSVLVVSCPCALALATPTALTVAHGRLRRSGVLITRADALETLTRLDRIIFDKTGTLTQGKIRLAASYVLSREYDETFLLAVAGALESSSEHPIAHAFLSCQRHAIRATGIINTPGQGLSGYLQLPHDNATWRLGQARFAVDGYSPPSPPGHGCWLLLTRDAIPMAWFLVDDSPREDAATTLQALKEHGLKVEILSGDGESNVAAMASALDITQWRGATSPEDKLAHLQRLQHEGEIVAMVGDGINDTPVLAGANLAIAMPGSSDLTRTRADMVLLGEHLHAIVESVEVARATQRIIRQNLAWALVYNLIAIPLASLGFVSPWMAALGMSISSLLVVGNALRLRPSRRQQA from the coding sequence ATGTCATCCACTTCGTGCTATCACTGCGGATCAGCCGTCCCCAAGACCGGAAGCTGGTCCATCGAGCTGGATGGCCAGCAACATCTCCTATGCTGCCCTGGCTGTGAAGCCGTCGCCCAGGCTATCGTCAGCGCCGGCCTCGATAGCTATTACCGCTTTCGCAGCGCCCTCCCCGAACGTCCCCCTGCCTCTGCCGTAGACCAGAAACGCTGGCAAGTCTTTGATGATCCAGGGTTGCAGAGCCGCTTCGTCAAGCAACAGGAAGATTGTCACGTCGTCACCCTGGCAGTGGACGGCATTACCTGCGCAGCCTGCGCCTGGCTGATCGAGCATCGCCTCAATGCCCTCGATGGCGTGACCGAGAGTGCCGTCAATCTTGCCCAGCACCGTGTCAGAATATGCTGGCGACCAGAGCACCTGTCGCTATCGCGCTTACTGGCCGAAATGGCCGCCATCGGTTATCCCGCCCAACCCTATGAGCCTGACCGTGCCAGGATTCGTCTGCACCAGGAGTCTCGCAAGATGGTGCGACGCTTGATCGTCGCCGCTGTCGGCATGATGCAGGTGCTGATGTTTTCGGTTCCTCACTATGTCTCGGGCTGGGACACTACATCGGGAGACCTGAGCGCCGATCTTGAACGCCTTTTTGCTTGGCTGGCACTGGTTCTGACCACTCCTGTCGTCATGTTTTCCGCTCAACCCTTCTTCTTCGGTGCCCTGCGCGATCTGCGTAGCCGCACCCTGGGGATGGACGTTCCCGTGTCACTTGCCATCGCAGGGGCCTACCTGGCCAGCGTATGGGCCGTGTTCAGCCAGAGTGGCGAGATGTATTTCGACTCGGTCAGCATGTTCACCTTCTTCCTGCTTGCCGGACGTTACATCGAGGCCCGGGCGCGAACGCATTACGGAAAGACAGGAAATGCAATGAGCTCATTGATTCCTGCTGCCGCCGTGCAAATCGATGCAGACGGCAACGAGCGCATGGTGCCATCCAGCGAGCTGGAGTCCGGTGACAGGATACGCGTGCGGCCAGGAGAGCAGATTCCCGCCGATGGCATCATCCGCGATGGCCTGGCCAGTCTCGATGAATCCATGCTCAGTGGTGAGGCCTTGCCGAGCACACGGACTCTGGGCGATACCGTCAATGCCGGCTGCATGGTTCTGGACAGCCCTGTGGAAATAGAAGTCACACAGGTCGGCCAGGACACACGGGCAGCCAGCATCCTGGACCTGACAGATCGGGCCTTCAGTCAGCGTCCACGTATCGCTCGCCTGGCAGAGCGCATTGCTCATCGCTTCGTGACACGCTTATTGCTGCTCTGCATCTGCGTCGCACTGGCCTGGTGGTGGATCGATCCATCCCGAAGTCTTTGGGTAACGCTTTCTGTACTGGTGGTGTCCTGCCCTTGTGCGCTGGCACTGGCCACGCCAACGGCCCTGACAGTCGCCCATGGGCGATTGCGCCGTTCGGGGGTATTGATCACGCGGGCCGATGCACTGGAAACCCTGACCAGACTCGACCGCATCATCTTCGACAAGACAGGGACCCTGACCCAGGGAAAAATACGCCTGGCGGCCTCCTACGTTCTCTCTCGGGAATACGATGAAACCTTTCTGTTGGCAGTGGCTGGCGCACTGGAGTCATCTTCAGAGCACCCCATTGCCCACGCCTTCCTGTCCTGCCAACGTCATGCCATTCGAGCCACTGGCATCATCAATACCCCAGGCCAGGGACTCAGCGGATACCTGCAACTCCCCCATGACAACGCAACCTGGCGCCTGGGTCAGGCAAGGTTCGCTGTCGATGGCTACTCTCCTCCCTCGCCTCCGGGCCACGGCTGCTGGTTACTGCTGACCCGGGATGCAATCCCTATGGCATGGTTCCTGGTCGATGATTCTCCGAGAGAGGATGCCGCCACAACCCTTCAGGCACTGAAGGAACATGGCCTGAAGGTAGAAATCCTGTCAGGAGACGGCGAGAGCAATGTCGCCGCCATGGCTTCTGCTCTCGACATCACCCAGTGGCGGGGGGCAACCAGCCCTGAAGACAAGCTCGCCCACCTTCAGCGACTCCAACACGAAGGAGAAATCGTGGCCATGGTCGGCGATGGCATCAATGACACACCGGTACTGGCAGGGGCCAACCTGGCCATCGCCATGCCCGGCTCCAGCGATCTGACCCGCACTCGAGCCGACATGGTGCTACTGGGAGAACATTTGCACGCCATCGTCGAATCCGTCGAAGTCGCTCGTGCCACGCAGCGGATCATTCGCCAGAATCTCGCCTGGGCGCTGGTTTACAACCTGATCGCTATTCCTTTGGCCTCCCTGGGGTTCGTATCTCCCTGGATGGCCGCACTGGGCATGTCGATCAGTTCACTACTGGTGGTAGGCAATGCACTCCGCCTCCGCCCCAGTCGCAGGCAGCAAGCATGA
- a CDS encoding FixH family protein codes for MSPEDVTLTPWYKQFWPWFMIGLLASSIMFSLTYLAFSIRYFDGSVGQDYYKDGLAINVQLEKQRHAKALGLNAELRMDSVSGDITVRLDGNLDGTGGYPENLDLALRFPTDNDLDQELTLQHIRNGHYVTHLEKPLHYRWYVQLQPAPGKDAAWRLNGVAQFPSTEAIHLTPGL; via the coding sequence ATGAGCCCCGAAGATGTCACTCTGACACCCTGGTACAAGCAATTCTGGCCCTGGTTCATGATCGGCCTGCTGGCATCCTCGATCATGTTCAGCCTGACCTATCTCGCCTTTTCCATCCGTTACTTCGATGGCTCCGTCGGCCAGGATTATTACAAGGACGGTCTTGCCATCAATGTACAGCTGGAAAAACAGCGACACGCCAAGGCGTTGGGCCTGAACGCTGAATTGCGCATGGATAGCGTGAGCGGCGATATCACCGTTCGTCTGGATGGCAACCTCGATGGCACGGGGGGCTATCCCGAGAACCTGGACCTCGCTCTGCGCTTTCCCACGGACAACGACCTCGATCAGGAACTGACCCTGCAACACATCCGCAACGGTCACTATGTGACCCATCTGGAAAAGCCACTGCACTACCGCTGGTATGTGCAGTTACAACCGGCTCCCGGCAAGGACGCTGCATGGCGTCTCAATGGTGTGGCTCAGTTTCCGAGCACCGAGGCCATTCACCTGACACCAGGGCTTTAG